From a region of the Dermatophagoides farinae isolate YC_2012a chromosome 3, ASM2471394v1, whole genome shotgun sequence genome:
- the Sec22 gene encoding vesicle-trafficking protein SEC22, giving the protein MSESQAGKLLFATYPNKIAWFIHSVKSTSFVFIFEHFFHRKIYPKRCFIPYNGSKMVLMTMIARISDGLPLAASIQDDETIGRNIVNYQNQAKHLFRKMNVHSPAQMSIETDPFIFHILNDQQVCYLVLCEKSFSRRIAFSYLEDLQRQFQQDYMSRVNKVSRPYSFIEFDNYIQKAKKNFTDSRARRNLNQLNSELQDVQKIMVQNIDDVLQRGLAISDLDNKATNLSVLSQKYKKDARYLNLRATYAKVAAGCVVVFVIFIYFWIL; this is encoded by the exons ATGAGTGAGAGTCAAGCTGGAAAATTGTTATTTGCAACATATCCAAATAAAATTGCctggttcattcattcagtgaAATCCACgtcatttgttttcatttttgaacatttttttcatagaaaaatttatccTAAGAGATGTTTTATCCCATATAACGGATCAAAGATGGTTCTTATGACTATGATAGCAAGAATCTCCGATGGATTGCCATTGGCCGCATCCATCCAGGATGATGAAACG ATTGGTCGCAATATAGTGAATTATCAGAATCAGGCCAAGCATTTATTTCGTAAAATGAATGTTCATTCCCCTGCACAAATGTCCATCGAAACGGATCCATTCATATTTCA TATTCTCAATGATCAACAAGTTTGTTATCTAGTTTTATGTGAAAAATCCTTTTCCAGGCGAATCGCATTCTCATATCTCGAAGATTTGCAACGACAATTCCAACAGGATTACATGTCTCGAGTGAATAAAGTTTCACGGCCTTATagttttattgaatttg ATAATTACATACAAAAAGCAAAGAAGAATTTTACGGATTCACGTGCACGTCGAAACCTGAATCAGCTCAATAGTGAATTGCAAGATGTACAAAAAATTATGGTTcaaaatatcgatgatgttCTCCAAAGAGGTTTGGCCATTTCAG ATCTTGACAATAAAGCGACAAATTTATCAGTATTGTCgcaaaaatataaaaaagatGCCAGATACCTGAATCTTCGAGCTACCTATGCTAAAGTTGCCGCTGGTTGTGTGGTTGTATTTGtcatctttatttatttctggattctataa
- the LOC124494541 gene encoding LOW QUALITY PROTEIN: ATP-dependent RNA helicase DHX33-like (The sequence of the model RefSeq protein was modified relative to this genomic sequence to represent the inferred CDS: deleted 1 base in 1 codon) — translation MVPDIALLKNKQQQIQLPNINSATPSPGSIVSTSSPESPSSSSPSCPGRSGSTSSFPSSPENFSSHHSNTHHHNSNDYSFYHHQQRSPRPPTNYHRLSTNKLPVCLVKSQLLDRIQNNETLIIIGETGSGKTTQIPQFLYEHLSSSKYHQPSTLPNGNCTSSSKVTIGITQPRRVAAVSVAQRVSQEIQCRIGDLVGYKIRFDDCTSSNTRIKYMTDGILLREAIHDPLLSNYRVIILDEAHERTVQSDLLFGIVKQAQRLRSGQKRPLDEDSDSSNGGQRHYEPLKIIIMSATMDVDNFSRYFNQAPVIYIEGRVYPIEIFYTESKHTDYATACLSTLFQIHQEEDELTFGDEPTRQNNDFSLIGGDILVFCTGQEEIESMIKIVQSYSAQTNIMKTSKGTVKTLKAYPLYSALPKTKQQRIFDRNLNDCFRRVIFATNIAETSITIPNIRYVIDTGKFKSKIFSPKTGFEIMRVENISKAQACQRSGRAGRLAPGKCYRLYTRPEYRSFSPFPIPEIQKCSIYSVLLQLIALGISNVQAFDFIDSPSIENIQSSLKKLMKMKAIEKENDSDVDYKLTKLGRTMVKFPIDPRYALLLIEAQKFRCTEEIITIISMLSVDNVFDTSMTNEKVIAIHRKFASSEGDLIKLLNVFRRYREAQQKMTWCQENYLRSYQLKQAGDIRQQLVDLCKQASIDLVSTPSTETVRKCLAIASGVGVGLGANIAEFQRDGDFRTITFGQNDRPSMTVFIHPSSCLFSQKPECVLFVELVQTNKSYMRNLCLIDRKWLLE, via the exons ATGGTACCCGATATTGCTTTactaaaaaataaacaacaacaaattcaattgccAAATATCAACTCGGCTACCCCATCACCCGGATCGATCGTATCGACATCATCGCCGGAATCACcaagttcatcatcaccatcatgtCCAGGACGATCaggatcaacatcatcatttcccAGTTCaccagaaaatttttcatcacatcattcaaatactcatcatcataattcaaatgattattcattttatcatcatcagcaacgtTCACCCCGGCCACCGacaaattatcatcgattatcaacaaataaattgcCAGTTTGTTTGGTAAAAAGTCAACTTCTTGATCGaatacaaaataatgaaacacTGATAATCATCGGTGAGACTGGATCTGGTAAAACTACTCAGATACCTCAATTTTTATACGAgcatctatcatcatcaaaatatcatcaaccGTCCACATTACCAAATGGCAATTGTACGTCGTCAAGCAAAGTTACTATCGGTATTACACAACCTCGTCGTGTAGCAGCTGTTTCTGTAGCCCAACGAGTTTCTCAAGAAATACAATGTCGAATAGGTGACCTAGTCGGATATAAAATTCGTTTCGACGATTGTACTTCATCTAATACTCGAATCAAATACATGACTGATGGTATATTATTACGTGAAGCCATTCATGATCCATTGCTTTCTAATTATCGAGTAATCATATTGGATGAAGCACATGAAAGAACCGTTCAAAGTGATCTACTATTCGGTATCGTAAAACAGGCCCAACGTTTACGAAGTGGCCAAAAACGTCCACTTGATGAAGATTCTGATTCATCGAATGGCGGCCAGCGGCATTATGAAcctttgaaaataatcatcatgtctGCCACGATggatgttgataatttttccagATATTTTAATCAAGCACCAGTCATCTATATTGAAGGCCGTGTTTATCCCATTGAAATATTCTATACTGAATCAAAACATACGGATTATGCTACCGCTTGTCTTTCCACTCTGTTTCAGATCCATCAAGAAGAAGATGAATTGACTTTTGGTGATGAACCAACACGACAGAATAATGATTTCAGCCTTATTGGTGGTGATATTCTTGTCTTTTGTACTGGACAAGAAGAGATTGAAAGCATGATCAAAATTGTACAAAGTTATTCTGCTCAAAcgaatataatgaaaacaagTAAAGGAACtgtgaaaacattgaaagCCTATCCTCTATATTCGGCATTACCTAAAACTAAACAACAAAGAATATTCGATcgtaatttgaatgattgttttCGTAGAGTTATTTTTGCC ACAAACATTGCCGAAACATCAATTACAATACCAAATATTCGTTACGTAATCGATACcggaaaatttaaatcaaaaattttttcaccaaaaacTGGCTTTGAGATAATGCGTGTTGAGAACATTTCGAAAGCACAAGCTTGTCAACGGAGTGGTCGTGCCGGTCGTCTAGCACCGGGCAAATGTTATCGTCTCTATACTCGGCCAGAATATCGATCATTTTCACCGTTTCCCATTCCTGAGATTCAAAAATGCAGCATATACAGTGtattattacaattaatTGCATTGGGTATCAGCAATGTTCAAGCATTcgattttattgattcacCCTCAATCGAAAACATACAATCATCGCTcaagaaattgatgaaaatgaaagctATTGAAAAAGAGAATGATTCGGATGTTGATTATAAACTAACCAAACTTGGACGTACAATGGTGAAATTTCCAATTGATCCGAGATACGCTTTACTATTGATTGAAGCACAAAAATTCCGATGTACCGAAGAAATTATCACAATCATTTCAATGCTTTCAGTCGATAACGTATTCGATACATCGATGACCAATGAAAAGGTTATTGCAATACATCGAAAATTTGCCTCTTCCGAAGGTGATCTAATCAAACTATTAAATGTATTTCGTCGATATCGAGAAGCACAGCAAAAAATGACCTGGTGTCAAGAAAACTATCTTCGCTCATATCAATTGAAACAAGCTGGAGATATTCGACAACAATTAGTCGATCTTTGTAAACAGGCATCTATCGATTTGGTTAGCACACCAAGCACAGAAACTGTACGTAAATGTTTGGCCATTGCATCCGGTGTTGGCGTTGGTTTAGGTGCAAATATTGCCGAATTTCAACGTGATGGTGATTTTCGTACCATAACATTTGGACAAAATGATCGTCCATCAATGactgttttcattcatccttCATCGTGtttattttcacaaaaaCCTGAATGTGTACTTTTTGTAGAATTggtacaaacaaacaaatcttATATGCGTAATTTATGTCTAATTGATCGTAAGTGGCTTctcgaataa